Proteins from a genomic interval of Rhipicephalus microplus isolate Deutch F79 chromosome 6, USDA_Rmic, whole genome shotgun sequence:
- the LOC119168112 gene encoding uncharacterized protein LOC119168112 isoform X1, with protein sequence MARRLNAATFILVVSGATFCGADYYRGGGSVNHNYDFTKLFEQNKSIWTYFSSRNGTYTCKREVMKSITGRTLEVQIFYTKNNQTHNYTVNGTLSNVQAKGSPLNAIYMKDDTGDRLNKELIFASKDNSCAVVYVESFNGPQYVTFDFLVKESRVHKGPRPACVKRYNKQVKRRVFHQENRTLYTSECSSQ encoded by the exons ATGGCAAGGCGTTTGAATGCAGCtacgttcatcttagtagtctcCGGTGCTACGTTCTGCGGAGCGGACTATTATCGTGGAGGCGGAAGTGTAAATCATAATTACGACTTCACTAAG ttgttcgagcaaaacaaaagcatatGGACTTATTTCTCATCTAGGAATGGCACTTACACTTGCAAGAGAGAGGTCATGAAAAGCATAACAGGGAGGACTTTAGAAGTGCAAATTTTTTACACCAAGAACAACCAGAC CCACAATTACACTGTTAATGGTACGTTATCTAACGTTCAGGCCAAAGGCAGTCCATTGAACGCAATTTACATGAAGGATG ATACTGGTGACCGCTTGAATAAGGAACTTATCTTTGCCTCTAAAGACAACAGCTGCGCTGTTGTTTACGTTGAAAGTTTCAATGGTCCAC AGTATGTCACGTTCGACTTTCTTGTAAAAGAGTCCCGCGTACACAAAGGTCCACGCCCTGCTTGTGTAAAAAGGTACAATAAGCAAGTCAAAAGACGTGTTTTTCATCAAGAAAATCGAACACTATATACTTCCGAATGTTCAAGCCAATAA
- the LOC119168112 gene encoding uncharacterized protein LOC119168112 isoform X2, which produces MARRLNAATFILVVSGATFCGADYYRGGGSVNHNYDFTKLFEQNKSIWTYFSSRNGTYTCKREVMKSITGRTLEVQIFYTKNNQTHNYTVNGTLSNVQAKGSPLNAIYMKDEYVTFDFLVKESRVHKGPRPACVKRYNKQVKRRVFHQENRTLYTSECSSQ; this is translated from the exons ATGGCAAGGCGTTTGAATGCAGCtacgttcatcttagtagtctcCGGTGCTACGTTCTGCGGAGCGGACTATTATCGTGGAGGCGGAAGTGTAAATCATAATTACGACTTCACTAAG ttgttcgagcaaaacaaaagcatatGGACTTATTTCTCATCTAGGAATGGCACTTACACTTGCAAGAGAGAGGTCATGAAAAGCATAACAGGGAGGACTTTAGAAGTGCAAATTTTTTACACCAAGAACAACCAGAC CCACAATTACACTGTTAATGGTACGTTATCTAACGTTCAGGCCAAAGGCAGTCCATTGAACGCAATTTACATGAAGGATG AGTATGTCACGTTCGACTTTCTTGTAAAAGAGTCCCGCGTACACAAAGGTCCACGCCCTGCTTGTGTAAAAAGGTACAATAAGCAAGTCAAAAGACGTGTTTTTCATCAAGAAAATCGAACACTATATACTTCCGAATGTTCAAGCCAATAA